One window of the bacterium genome contains the following:
- a CDS encoding HAMP domain-containing protein: MIGMAIILSWYFLTSSSLLLHEELVKRGVEITSNFTHTARDGILTENLFHELDALIEAATLNKDIAFVAILDRYGRVLAHTNPKEVGRVYKDELTKKALLSKDPVCLGEAGEKILFGGIVTISTDKKSLVEETEVLDTKKSGVIGTVLLGISLKNLHVRTNNILKVSTGMILLLVVIGIVLSFFFSTRITAPIRALTHTMEDICSSKLDVVINPELGKSRDEIGSMANSFNRMKDNIQQLINALKESNLELERRVDERTIEVKQKAALLEKTVEELTRVNHELDSFVYTASHDLKEPLRAIETFSNFILEDYWEKLDDDGKDYLKRISAGAHRLKDLIDALLAYSRITRGKVSYEVIDLSRIIREAQKRLEHVIKERSVDIIVRKDIPVIYGDSTKLTEVFYNLISNAIKYNDKEKPVIEIDCPIPQPKDDEVMVFVKDNGIGIDKNSYDEVFKIFRRLHARNEYEGGTGAGLAIVKKIMDEHGARIWIEGKVGEGTVFYLSFAKKDR; the protein is encoded by the coding sequence ATGATTGGCATGGCTATTATCCTGAGCTGGTATTTTCTGACAAGCTCATCCCTGCTACTGCATGAGGAATTGGTAAAAAGAGGAGTAGAAATTACCAGTAATTTTACACATACTGCCAGGGATGGCATTCTCACCGAAAATCTTTTCCATGAGCTTGATGCATTGATTGAAGCAGCCACGCTTAACAAGGATATTGCCTTTGTAGCCATATTGGATAGGTATGGCAGGGTATTGGCTCATACCAATCCAAAAGAGGTGGGCAGGGTTTATAAGGATGAATTAACCAAAAAGGCACTCCTATCAAAGGATCCTGTCTGTCTGGGTGAAGCTGGAGAAAAAATCCTTTTTGGCGGGATTGTCACTATCAGCACAGACAAGAAGTCGTTGGTTGAGGAAACCGAAGTGTTAGACACGAAAAAATCAGGGGTAATTGGCACGGTTCTTCTGGGAATTTCACTTAAGAACCTTCATGTCAGGACAAATAATATCCTTAAGGTCAGCACAGGCATGATTCTTTTATTAGTGGTAATTGGGATTGTCTTATCCTTTTTCTTTTCCACAAGGATAACAGCTCCGATTCGGGCTTTGACCCATACTATGGAAGATATTTGCAGCAGCAAGCTTGATGTTGTCATTAATCCTGAACTGGGGAAATCAAGGGATGAGATTGGCAGCATGGCTAATAGCTTTAACCGCATGAAGGATAATATCCAGCAATTGATTAATGCCCTAAAAGAATCCAATCTGGAATTAGAGAGGCGGGTTGATGAAAGGACGATTGAGGTTAAACAAAAGGCTGCCCTGCTTGAGAAGACGGTGGAGGAATTAACAAGGGTAAATCATGAATTGGATTCATTCGTCTACACCGCTTCCCATGACCTTAAGGAACCATTAAGAGCCATAGAAACCTTTTCCAATTTCATCTTAGAGGATTACTGGGAAAAATTAGATGATGATGGCAAGGATTATCTGAAAAGAATCTCTGCCGGTGCCCATAGATTAAAAGATCTGATAGATGCCTTGCTTGCCTATTCAAGGATTACAAGGGGAAAGGTTTCATACGAGGTAATAGATTTGTCCCGTATTATAAGAGAGGCTCAGAAAAGGCTTGAGCATGTTATTAAAGAACGCAGTGTGGATATAATAGTAAGGAAGGATATCCCTGTTATTTATGGGGATAGTACCAAGCTTACCGAGGTTTTTTATAATCTTATCTCAAACGCTATTAAATATAATGATAAGGAAAAACCTGTTATAGAAATAGATTGTCCCATACCTCAACCAAAGGATGATGAGGTAATGGTTTTTGTCAAGGACAATGGTATCGGCATAGACAAGAATTCCTATGATGAGGTATTTAAGATATTCAGAAGGCTGCATGCACGGAATGAGTATGAAGGCGGAACAGGTGCAGGGCTGGCAATTGTTAAAAAAATCATGGATGAGCATGGGGCAAGGATATGGATCGAGGGTAAGGTTGGGGAAGGGACTGTGTTTTATTTGAGCTTTGCGAAGAAAGACAGATAA
- a CDS encoding ATP-binding cassette domain-containing protein gives MFKVSGLEKAYGSQEIFSNVSFVINPGERIGLVGRNGHGKTTLFKMILGEEHPDAGLISVPKHYTIGHLSQHIRFTEDTVLKEGCLSLPVSEDGIDESYKVETILLGIGFTRDDFDRSPLMLSGGYQIRLNLAKVLVSEPNLLLLDEPTNYLDIVSMRWLTRFLRNWKDEMMIITHDRDFMDSVTTHTMAIHRCKMQKIAGSTQKLYQQLLQQEEIHEKTRVNDEKKRNEIEEFVNRFRAKATKAKAVQSRIKSLEKMENLEKLSNIKTLDFSFRAAPFPGKWLMNAANISFSYQEGAPLAKAAPLLINDLTVAVGKNDRIAIIGKNGKGKTTLLDILAGELQPQTGTIQYSQNLSVAYFGQTNINRLNPKKTIEQELMDTNSDCSKGVARKICGTMMFSGDNALKKIEVLSGGEKSRVLMGKLLVTPANLLLLDEPTNHLDMESIDSLVEAIEAFDGGIIIVTHSELILNAVATRLIVFDNGKVAVFEGTYQEFLDRVGWESERVDEDEDSRANSRQNKNINKKELRRLRAQLNESRSKTLGPLQKMIVDMEKNIMLLEKDVETESLALVEASEKGDSKAISRLSVSINRLNNRIAAIFKKLESLINEHDTKSKEFEQRLMELQQEC, from the coding sequence ATGTTTAAGGTTAGTGGGTTAGAAAAGGCTTACGGTTCACAGGAGATTTTTAGTAATGTTAGTTTCGTCATAAATCCCGGTGAACGGATTGGATTGGTTGGAAGGAATGGACATGGCAAAACAACCCTTTTTAAGATGATACTCGGAGAAGAACATCCTGATGCCGGGCTTATTAGTGTTCCAAAACACTACACTATCGGGCATCTTTCTCAGCACATACGATTTACTGAAGATACTGTTCTGAAAGAGGGATGCCTCAGCCTTCCTGTGTCTGAGGATGGGATTGATGAAAGCTATAAGGTGGAAACCATCCTCCTTGGTATTGGGTTTACTCGTGATGATTTTGACCGCAGCCCTTTGATGCTCTCTGGCGGCTATCAGATTCGTCTGAATCTTGCCAAGGTGTTGGTTTCTGAGCCTAATCTCCTCCTTCTTGACGAACCAACCAATTATTTGGATATTGTATCCATGCGATGGCTGACGCGGTTTCTTCGCAATTGGAAAGACGAGATGATGATCATCACCCATGACCGTGATTTTATGGACAGCGTAACAACACATACAATGGCTATACACCGCTGTAAGATGCAAAAGATCGCCGGATCTACCCAGAAATTGTATCAGCAGCTATTACAGCAAGAAGAGATACATGAGAAGACCCGTGTTAATGATGAAAAAAAACGCAATGAGATAGAAGAGTTTGTCAACCGTTTCAGAGCAAAGGCTACAAAGGCAAAGGCTGTCCAATCACGGATAAAGTCCCTTGAAAAGATGGAGAATCTGGAAAAATTGTCTAACATAAAAACCCTTGATTTTTCATTTAGGGCAGCACCCTTTCCGGGTAAATGGCTGATGAATGCTGCAAATATATCGTTTTCTTATCAGGAGGGAGCCCCTCTGGCAAAGGCTGCCCCGCTGCTTATTAACGACTTAACCGTAGCTGTTGGAAAAAATGACAGGATTGCCATTATCGGTAAAAACGGAAAAGGCAAGACCACCCTTTTGGATATTCTTGCAGGTGAGTTACAGCCACAAACAGGAACGATTCAATACAGTCAAAATCTATCTGTCGCTTATTTTGGACAGACCAATATCAACCGCCTTAATCCTAAAAAAACAATTGAGCAGGAGCTAATGGACACGAATTCTGATTGCAGCAAGGGCGTTGCCCGCAAGATATGCGGAACCATGATGTTTAGCGGCGACAATGCATTAAAAAAGATAGAGGTGCTTTCCGGCGGTGAAAAGAGCAGGGTTTTGATGGGAAAACTGCTGGTAACCCCTGCCAATCTCTTGCTGCTTGATGAACCTACCAATCATCTGGATATGGAGTCCATTGATTCATTGGTCGAGGCTATTGAGGCATTTGACGGCGGGATTATCATCGTTACCCACAGCGAGCTGATCCTCAATGCCGTGGCAACAAGGCTGATTGTATTTGACAACGGCAAGGTGGCCGTGTTTGAGGGAACATATCAGGAATTTCTGGATAGGGTAGGATGGGAGAGTGAGCGGGTAGATGAGGATGAAGATAGCCGTGCCAACAGCAGACAAAACAAAAATATCAATAAAAAGGAGCTGCGGAGACTCAGGGCACAATTAAATGAAAGCCGTTCAAAAACACTCGGACCATTACAAAAAATGATTGTTGATATGGAAAAAAATATCATGCTTCTGGAAAAGGATGTAGAAACAGAAAGCCTTGCCCTTGTCGAGGCTTCAGAAAAGGGCGACAGTAAGGCTATATCAAGGCTATCTGTTTCTATTAACAGATTGAATAATCGGATTGCAGCTATTTTTAAGAAGCTGGAATCGTTAATTAATGAGCATGATACAAAATCCAAAGAGTTTGAACAAAGGCTGATGGAATTGCAGCAGGAGTGTTAA
- the ubiE gene encoding bifunctional demethylmenaquinone methyltransferase/2-methoxy-6-polyprenyl-1,4-benzoquinol methylase UbiE codes for MDKKELSRLFSAIAPKYNLLNHLLSLNMDRRWRKTLVEWARVKPGEKILDVCTGTGDIALEFAKKVLCKEIVAIDISEKMLLMAKQKGKKIKLQKEIVFLLGDGLCLPFRDETFDIATISFGLRNLSNYQKGLAEMGRILKHGGRLLILEFSPPEETSFSTLYQLYLSKFVPLLGRIISGSEEAYTYLSSSIQGFLKEEEILKLMSSNQLKNLFSKKLTGGIVSLYGGER; via the coding sequence TTGGATAAAAAAGAGCTTTCAAGATTGTTTTCCGCTATTGCTCCAAAATACAACCTTCTAAATCATCTCCTGAGCTTAAATATGGACAGAAGATGGAGAAAAACTCTTGTGGAATGGGCAAGAGTGAAGCCTGGTGAAAAGATCTTAGATGTTTGCACCGGTACAGGGGATATTGCCTTAGAATTTGCCAAAAAAGTTCTTTGTAAAGAGATTGTGGCGATAGATATTTCAGAAAAGATGCTTCTTATGGCTAAGCAAAAAGGAAAAAAGATAAAACTCCAAAAGGAGATTGTCTTCTTGTTAGGAGATGGCCTTTGCCTTCCTTTCCGCGATGAGACTTTTGATATTGCCACTATTAGTTTTGGATTAAGAAATTTAAGTAATTATCAAAAGGGTTTAGCCGAGATGGGGCGGATATTAAAGCATGGTGGACGACTCTTGATCCTCGAATTTTCCCCACCAGAAGAAACTTCTTTTTCTACCCTTTACCAGCTTTATCTCTCTAAATTTGTTCCTCTTTTAGGTAGAATTATCTCAGGTTCAGAAGAAGCTTATACTTACCTCTCTTCATCAATCCAGGGTTTTCTCAAGGAGGAAGAAATCTTAAAATTAATGAGTTCTAATCAACTAAAAAACCTTTTTTCCAAGAAGTTAACCGGTGGAATTGTTTCTCTCTATGGGGGAGAAAGATGA
- a CDS encoding response regulator, translated as MDNKVIDILLVDDGDDDVVITQRAFKKSKLLNNLYIARNGQEALDFIYHEGKYKIEPVPTPGLILLDINMPNMNGFQVLEKLKSDPKHCMIPIIMLTISDRDEDIVRSYKNGAVSYITKPIGFEAFVKIIEQFEIYWSLISKIPHVR; from the coding sequence ATGGATAATAAGGTAATAGATATTCTGCTGGTGGATGATGGCGATGATGATGTTGTTATCACCCAGCGGGCGTTTAAGAAGAGCAAGCTGCTTAACAACCTTTATATCGCTCGAAACGGGCAGGAGGCTTTGGACTTTATCTATCATGAAGGAAAATACAAAATCGAACCTGTTCCTACCCCTGGTCTGATCCTTCTTGACATCAATATGCCCAATATGAATGGCTTTCAGGTATTGGAAAAACTTAAAAGCGACCCAAAACATTGCATGATCCCTATCATCATGCTGACCATATCAGACAGGGATGAAGATATTGTCAGAAGCTATAAGAATGGTGCTGTATCCTACATCACCAAGCCAATAGGTTTCGAGGCATTTGTTAAGATTATTGAACAATTTGAGATTTACTGGTCACTGATATCAAAGATACCTCATGTGAGGTAA